A window of Gemmatimonadota bacterium contains these coding sequences:
- a CDS encoding sulfatase, producing the protein MSNEKRPNILFVFSDQQRYSALGANGNDIIQTPVLDAMADEGMVCDNMFSNHPLCSPYRAILLTGRYGWQNLVIDNEYSPRRDIPTLPGTLREHGYGTAHVGTWHLGKGPYGDDNRYGLDYLAALAGGRGRGAYFDRTYYENDEGPNFYGGWAPTNETDLAIQFIEKHLNARTDDPFAVFVSWRPPHWPYKQYPDEYNIYNPADMDVPGNVPDEMKAWAHEELADYYGCCTGLDAEMGRLLEALDRLGVKDNTIVCYTSDHGDHLSSHGYGKPSSRWLDESMRASKATPYEESCHVPFVVRWPDAIEAGTRTDAFFGAIDIVPTLLGACGVPLPQGLQGRDISSVWQGGEAPADTELTPGGSESVYLQNMAHGWPNRDGWVGRWRGVRTERYTYARWFANERGPWLFDRQEDPLEMVNLANSAEARSALQEMEERLHRWMEGTKDPFEYGRRGPRGFLELGQEFADPDKYPGWGVA; encoded by the coding sequence ATGAGTAATGAGAAACGCCCCAATATTCTATTCGTATTTTCTGACCAGCAGCGTTATAGCGCGCTGGGGGCGAATGGCAATGACATAATCCAAACGCCTGTTTTGGATGCGATGGCAGATGAAGGAATGGTGTGTGACAATATGTTTTCCAACCACCCGCTGTGCTCGCCTTATCGAGCGATTTTGTTAACCGGTCGGTATGGTTGGCAAAATTTGGTGATTGATAATGAGTACAGTCCGCGACGAGATATCCCAACCTTGCCAGGCACTTTGCGCGAGCATGGGTATGGCACTGCGCACGTGGGTACATGGCACCTGGGTAAAGGGCCGTACGGCGACGACAATCGGTACGGGCTGGATTATCTTGCGGCGCTGGCAGGCGGAAGAGGACGGGGCGCCTACTTCGACAGAACCTATTACGAAAACGATGAGGGCCCGAACTTTTACGGAGGCTGGGCTCCAACGAACGAAACGGATTTGGCTATTCAATTTATAGAAAAACACCTGAATGCTCGAACAGACGATCCATTTGCCGTCTTTGTGTCCTGGCGACCTCCTCACTGGCCATATAAGCAGTATCCCGACGAATATAATATTTATAATCCCGCGGACATGGATGTGCCGGGTAATGTACCAGACGAGATGAAAGCATGGGCACATGAGGAACTCGCAGACTATTACGGGTGTTGTACAGGACTTGATGCAGAGATGGGGCGATTGTTGGAAGCCCTGGATCGCCTGGGGGTCAAAGACAATACAATTGTCTGTTATACATCAGATCATGGAGATCACCTTTCAAGCCATGGGTATGGCAAACCCAGTAGTAGATGGTTGGACGAGTCGATGCGGGCTTCAAAAGCAACACCTTATGAAGAATCTTGCCATGTGCCGTTTGTGGTGCGTTGGCCCGATGCTATTGAAGCAGGTACGCGAACGGATGCTTTCTTTGGTGCGATTGATATTGTACCTACATTGCTTGGTGCTTGTGGCGTACCCTTACCACAAGGTCTGCAAGGGCGAGATATTTCGAGCGTGTGGCAAGGTGGCGAAGCACCTGCAGATACGGAGTTAACGCCTGGTGGATCGGAATCTGTCTATTTGCAGAATATGGCACACGGTTGGCCCAATCGCGACGGTTGGGTTGGACGCTGGCGCGGTGTGCGTACCGAACGCTATACGTATGCGCGTTGGTTTGCCAATGAGCGAGGTCCCTGGCTGTTTGACCGGCAGGAAGATCCGCTCGAAATGGTTAACCTGGCGAATTCTGCTGAAGCGCGGTCAGCACTTCAAGAAATGGAAGAAAGATTGCATCGCTGGATGGAAGGTACAAAAGATCCATTTGAATACGGTAGGCGTGGTCCCCGCGGCTTTTTGGAATTGGGACAGGAGTTTGCTGATCCGGATAAGTATCCTGGCTGGGGCGTTGCATAA
- a CDS encoding mandelate racemase/muconate lactonizing enzyme family protein — protein MRIEQIDAYVVKLPRPNIAENIPDYARSRKSLSYDTTPPIDDMAAARYAEALFVKITADNGLVGWGEGQSLLVPEATKAVVDRLFAPILIGENPLAREKLYDMTYGTMRGRGYRSGYLAAALAGINNALWDLSGKALDVPCYVLLGGPYRDKVRIYNNIHGPTPEVGVEQALKAVEMGYDAVKYHLNRPLKNAVAVVEATREAVGPDVDILVDLTWHYDVPGAIALGKELEKFDVFWLESPVPSEDLRRHAEVPRDLTLPICIGQEYYNAYQFRAVLEAHAADILLPDLARTGITGSQRIAHLAETFDIPLAPAVGAGNVLSTAAQLQLSAGILNFVIMEHFDQSFQLKSDQILKHSLTRNGSYLELPDRPGLGIEIDEEKLMQYAVK, from the coding sequence ATGCGAATAGAACAAATCGACGCCTATGTCGTCAAATTACCCCGTCCCAATATCGCTGAAAATATTCCCGATTATGCGCGTTCTCGCAAATCGCTCTCTTATGACACAACGCCTCCCATCGACGACATGGCAGCTGCGCGTTATGCCGAAGCGCTCTTTGTCAAAATCACCGCCGACAATGGCCTTGTCGGATGGGGCGAAGGCCAGTCCCTGCTCGTGCCCGAAGCCACCAAAGCAGTCGTAGATCGCCTGTTTGCCCCCATACTCATCGGCGAAAATCCGCTCGCCCGCGAAAAACTCTACGACATGACCTACGGCACCATGCGCGGTCGCGGTTACCGCTCAGGTTATCTCGCGGCTGCTCTTGCGGGCATCAACAACGCCCTCTGGGATCTATCGGGCAAAGCCCTCGACGTACCCTGCTACGTCCTCCTCGGTGGCCCCTACCGCGACAAAGTGCGTATCTACAACAATATACATGGTCCCACACCCGAAGTCGGTGTTGAGCAAGCCCTCAAAGCCGTTGAAATGGGTTACGACGCGGTCAAATATCACCTCAATCGGCCCTTAAAAAATGCCGTTGCCGTCGTAGAAGCCACACGCGAAGCCGTTGGTCCCGATGTCGATATTCTCGTCGATCTCACCTGGCATTACGATGTACCCGGTGCAATTGCCCTGGGCAAAGAACTCGAAAAATTCGACGTATTCTGGCTCGAATCGCCCGTACCCAGCGAAGACCTCCGCCGCCATGCCGAAGTGCCGCGCGACCTCACCCTGCCCATCTGCATCGGCCAGGAATATTACAACGCCTATCAATTCCGCGCTGTTCTGGAAGCACATGCCGCCGACATTCTCCTGCCCGACCTCGCGCGAACAGGTATCACGGGCAGCCAACGCATCGCCCACCTCGCCGAAACCTTCGACATCCCACTCGCCCCAGCCGTCGGCGCGGGCAACGTCCTCTCCACCGCCGCGCAACTCCAGCTCTCGGCAGGCATCCTCAACTTTGTCATCATGGAACACTTCGACCAGAGCTTTCAGTTGAAAAGCGATCAAATCCTCAAACACTCCCTCACCCGAAATGGCAGCTATCTCGAACTGCCCGATCGCCCGGGACTCGGCATTGAAATCGATGAAGAAAAATTGATGCAGTACGCAGTGAAATAA
- a CDS encoding phytanoyl-CoA dioxygenase family protein, which yields MPKNLDYKKIMTDLDEVGFHIIPSVIPEKKADKARGILEQLLKEEATEQSLAAKTQRVGRIAVKHSIFLELMSHPTIVTLWRKYLGDDMVCSTWSGNTVYPGADSFGWHSDYPYWSVQPPWPPGRLAGQTIWLLNDLTEENGATAMLPQSHLKGEPPPPELKSQWIDGGKILTGKRGSAIVMHGACWHTARPNQTDEIRSVLLGMYMRPWFIPQEDMRGQLAELENPSDLVRHLMCANQRTPSNVGAH from the coding sequence ATGCCCAAAAATCTCGATTATAAAAAAATCATGACCGATCTCGATGAAGTGGGATTCCACATCATTCCTTCGGTCATCCCAGAAAAAAAAGCAGATAAAGCACGCGGTATTCTTGAGCAACTCCTCAAAGAAGAAGCCACCGAGCAATCGCTTGCAGCCAAAACGCAGCGCGTAGGGCGCATCGCCGTCAAGCACTCCATCTTTCTCGAACTCATGTCCCACCCGACCATCGTAACCCTGTGGCGCAAATACCTCGGTGACGACATGGTCTGCTCCACCTGGTCTGGCAATACAGTCTATCCCGGCGCAGACAGTTTTGGCTGGCATTCAGACTACCCTTATTGGTCTGTGCAACCGCCCTGGCCACCCGGCCGTCTCGCAGGTCAAACCATCTGGCTTTTGAACGATCTCACCGAAGAAAACGGCGCAACCGCCATGCTGCCCCAAAGCCACCTCAAAGGCGAACCGCCACCACCCGAACTCAAAAGCCAATGGATCGACGGCGGTAAAATCCTCACCGGCAAACGCGGAAGCGCCATTGTCATGCACGGTGCCTGCTGGCATACAGCTCGCCCAAACCAAACCGATGAAATTCGATCTGTCCTCCTCGGCATGTATATGCGCCCCTGGTTCATCCCACAAGAAGACATGCGCGGCCAACTGGCAGAGTTAGAAAACCCTTCTGACTTAGTACGCCACCTTATGTGCGCCAATCAACGGACGCCAAGTAATGTTGGCGCACATTAA